From the Caballeronia sp. NK8 genome, one window contains:
- the dapF gene encoding diaminopimelate epimerase, giving the protein MKLKFTKMQGAGNDFVVLDGYTQPLALSAAQVRALANRHFGVGADQLLLVEKPTIDGVDFKYRIFNCDGGEVEHCGNGARCFVKFVRDRRLTDASTVRVQVQNGVITLTMQENGEVVVDMSTPVFDPPHVPFDALGLEGRRQGNDTLWPLDLNGETRWISAVSMGNPHAVQIVENVEAYPVLTEGPLVERHARFPKRVNAGFMQIVDRHSVKLRVFERGAGETLACGTGACAAVAAGIRRGLLDSPVRVKTHGGMLTISWDGARDESAALLMAGPAATVFEGEIELDRID; this is encoded by the coding sequence ATGAAACTCAAATTCACCAAGATGCAGGGCGCGGGCAACGACTTCGTCGTGCTCGACGGCTACACGCAGCCGCTCGCTCTCAGCGCCGCACAGGTGCGCGCACTCGCGAACCGCCATTTCGGCGTGGGCGCGGATCAGTTGCTGCTCGTCGAAAAGCCGACGATCGACGGTGTCGACTTCAAATACCGCATCTTCAATTGCGATGGCGGCGAGGTCGAGCATTGCGGCAACGGCGCGCGCTGCTTCGTGAAGTTCGTGCGCGACCGGCGCCTGACGGACGCCTCGACCGTGCGCGTGCAGGTGCAGAACGGCGTCATCACGCTGACGATGCAGGAGAACGGCGAAGTCGTCGTCGACATGAGCACGCCGGTGTTCGATCCTCCGCACGTGCCGTTCGACGCGCTCGGCCTCGAAGGCCGCCGGCAAGGCAACGACACGCTCTGGCCGCTCGACCTGAACGGTGAAACGCGCTGGATTTCCGCCGTGTCGATGGGCAATCCGCACGCGGTGCAGATCGTCGAGAATGTCGAGGCGTATCCGGTATTGACCGAAGGCCCGCTCGTCGAGCGTCACGCGCGCTTTCCGAAGCGCGTGAATGCGGGCTTCATGCAGATCGTCGATCGTCATTCGGTGAAGCTGCGCGTCTTCGAGCGCGGCGCGGGCGAAACGCTTGCGTGCGGCACGGGCGCGTGCGCGGCGGTGGCCGCGGGCATCCGGCGCGGTCTGCTCGATTCGCCGGTGCGCGTGAAGACGCACGGCGGCATGCTCACGATCAGCTGGGACGGCGCGCGCGACGAATCCGCCGCGCTGCTCATGGCAGGGCCCGCCGCGACCGTTTTCGAAGGCGAGATCGAGCTCGATCGCATTGATTAA
- a CDS encoding lipid A biosynthesis lauroyl acyltransferase: MLGRIGVALAIGFLKFLALIPYGITARFGDALGWLLYQIPSRRRRIVHTNLKLCFPEWSDEKREDIAQKHFRHAIRSYVERSVQWFGSAKKLEKLIEVDSAVDLTDPDLPPTLFLGLHFVGIEAGSIFLNYSLHRRCGSLYQPFSNPQIEELAKTQRARFGADMASRADSARIVLRWLRDRKPVMLGADMDYGMRNSTFVPFFGIPTCTLTAVGRLAKTGKAQVVPFIGEVLPDYKGYRLKIFKPWDDYPTGDDEADARRMNAFLEEQIPRMPEQYYWVHKRFKTRPPGEPGFY, from the coding sequence ATGCTAGGGCGCATCGGCGTGGCGCTCGCCATCGGCTTTCTCAAGTTCCTGGCGCTCATCCCTTACGGCATCACGGCGCGTTTCGGCGATGCCCTCGGCTGGCTGCTCTATCAGATTCCGAGCCGCCGCAGACGCATCGTCCATACGAATCTGAAGCTGTGCTTTCCTGAGTGGTCCGACGAAAAACGCGAGGACATCGCGCAGAAGCACTTCCGGCACGCGATCCGCAGCTACGTGGAGCGCAGCGTGCAATGGTTCGGCTCGGCGAAAAAGCTCGAAAAGCTGATCGAAGTCGACAGCGCCGTCGATCTCACCGATCCCGACCTCCCGCCCACGCTCTTTCTCGGGCTGCATTTCGTCGGTATCGAGGCGGGCTCGATCTTTCTCAATTACTCGCTGCATCGGCGCTGCGGTTCGTTGTATCAGCCGTTCTCGAATCCGCAGATCGAGGAACTCGCGAAGACGCAGCGCGCCCGCTTCGGCGCCGACATGGCGAGCCGCGCCGACAGCGCGCGCATCGTGCTGCGCTGGCTGCGCGATCGCAAGCCGGTGATGCTCGGCGCGGACATGGACTACGGCATGCGCAACTCCACGTTCGTGCCGTTCTTCGGCATCCCCACGTGCACGCTGACGGCCGTCGGCCGGCTCGCGAAGACGGGCAAGGCGCAGGTCGTGCCGTTCATCGGCGAGGTGTTGCCGGACTACAAGGGTTATCGGCTGAAGATCTTCAAGCCGTGGGACGACTACCCGACCGGCGACGACGAAGCCGACGCGCGCCGCATGAACGCGTTTCTGGAAGAGCAGATTCCGCGCATGCCGGAGCAATATTACTGGGTGCACAAGCGCTTCAAGACCCGGCCGCCGGGCGAGCCGGGATTCTATTGA
- a CDS encoding DUF484 family protein has protein sequence MNPREVADYLLANPDFFVEHAELLGTIRLSNPHGKAAVSLQERQMEMLRDKNKQLERRLAELLRYGHENDSISTKFNRWTVRVISQRDPYALPATISTGLCEVFDVPHAALRVWDIDEAYRQADFARQVGEEVRIFTSSLSAPYCGANTGFAAAQWLGAANSASVTVAPSDGPPDTDRKIESVSLIALRDPQGGPDAPSFGLLVMGSPDPRRFHDGMATDFLTHIGALASAALSRLLPH, from the coding sequence ATGAATCCACGCGAAGTCGCCGACTACCTGCTCGCCAACCCCGATTTCTTCGTCGAGCATGCGGAACTGCTCGGCACCATCCGGCTTTCGAATCCGCACGGCAAGGCGGCCGTGTCGCTGCAGGAACGCCAGATGGAAATGCTGCGCGACAAGAACAAGCAACTGGAGCGGCGTCTCGCCGAACTGCTGCGCTACGGCCACGAGAACGACAGCATCTCGACCAAGTTCAATCGCTGGACCGTGCGCGTGATTTCCCAGCGCGATCCATACGCGTTGCCTGCGACCATCAGCACAGGCCTGTGCGAAGTCTTCGACGTACCGCACGCCGCGTTGCGCGTGTGGGATATCGACGAAGCGTATCGGCAGGCCGATTTCGCGCGCCAGGTCGGCGAGGAAGTACGCATCTTCACGAGCAGCCTCTCCGCGCCGTACTGCGGCGCGAACACGGGCTTCGCAGCGGCGCAATGGCTCGGCGCGGCGAACTCGGCATCGGTGACGGTCGCGCCCAGCGACGGCCCGCCCGATACCGACCGCAAGATCGAATCCGTCTCGCTGATCGCCCTGCGCGACCCGCAGGGCGGTCCGGACGCACCGAGCTTCGGCCTGCTCGTAATGGGCTCGCCCGATCCGCGCCGTTTCCACGACGGCATGGCGACGGACTTCCTCACGCACATCGGCGCGCTGGCGAGCGCGGCGCTGTCGCGCTTGCTGCCGCACTGA
- the dksA gene encoding RNA polymerase-binding protein DksA, with protein MTTKLLTEAEILKMSEKDYMNEDQLAFFKNRLEQLQADILKNAGQTTENLRETVIVPDPADRATIEEEHALELRTRDRERKLLKKVQQSLARIDSGDYGWCEETGEPIGIPRLIARPTATLSLEAQERRELRQKLFGD; from the coding sequence ATGACAACGAAACTCTTGACCGAAGCCGAAATCCTGAAGATGAGCGAGAAGGACTACATGAACGAGGATCAACTCGCCTTCTTCAAGAACCGGCTCGAGCAGTTGCAGGCGGACATTCTGAAGAATGCCGGCCAGACGACCGAAAATCTGCGGGAAACGGTGATCGTGCCGGACCCGGCGGATCGCGCGACCATCGAGGAAGAGCATGCACTGGAACTGCGCACGCGCGACCGCGAACGCAAGCTTCTGAAGAAGGTGCAGCAATCGCTCGCGCGCATCGACTCCGGCGATTACGGCTGGTGCGAAGAGACCGGCGAACCGATCGGCATTCCGCGTCTGATCGCGCGCCCGACGGCCACGCTGTCGCTCGAAGCGCAGGAACGCCGCGAACTGCGTCAGAAGCTGTTCGGCGACTGA
- a CDS encoding alkene reductase, translating into MPHDTLFSPVTIGKLELPNRIVMAPLARHRASQPGDVPSEMNAHYYAQRASAGLIVTEPTQISRQGQGGWATPGIYTVAQEAGWKGVVGAVHARHGRIAALLSHAGRVSHRRLQEAGAPPVAPSAIRACGATVLVQHEDGTTGFIDADDPRPLDTDEIAGVVLQYVDAAHRADRAGFDLIEIDAANGCLLHQFIATGTNRRTDDYGGSVENRVRIVVDVLNVVAGVVGAHRVGIRLSPGFTGAGIEDAEALASLSHLEGELKRIGIAYVQLADADNTLRDSYDGAIIATADCGPGDANALIEHGDADAVAFGRAFVANPDLVERMQANLALAEADPSTLQGGGEAGYTDYPAADDTQRR; encoded by the coding sequence ATGCCGCACGACACGCTTTTTTCACCCGTCACCATCGGCAAGCTCGAACTGCCGAATCGCATCGTGATGGCGCCGCTCGCGCGTCATCGCGCGTCGCAGCCCGGCGACGTTCCATCCGAAATGAACGCCCACTATTACGCGCAGCGCGCGAGCGCCGGGCTGATCGTCACCGAGCCCACGCAGATTTCACGGCAAGGCCAGGGCGGCTGGGCCACGCCGGGCATTTACACTGTGGCGCAGGAAGCGGGCTGGAAGGGCGTCGTCGGCGCGGTGCATGCGCGGCACGGACGCATCGCGGCGTTGTTGTCGCATGCGGGGCGCGTGTCGCATCGGCGCTTGCAGGAGGCGGGGGCGCCGCCCGTCGCGCCGTCCGCGATTCGTGCGTGCGGTGCGACGGTGTTGGTTCAGCATGAGGACGGTACGACAGGCTTCATCGACGCCGACGATCCGCGCCCGCTCGACACCGATGAGATCGCGGGCGTCGTGCTGCAGTATGTCGACGCTGCGCACCGCGCCGATCGTGCCGGCTTCGACCTGATCGAGATCGACGCCGCGAACGGTTGCCTGCTGCATCAGTTCATCGCGACCGGCACGAACCGGCGCACCGATGACTACGGCGGCAGCGTCGAAAACCGGGTGCGGATCGTCGTCGATGTATTGAACGTGGTGGCGGGCGTGGTCGGCGCGCATCGCGTCGGCATCCGGCTTTCGCCGGGATTCACCGGCGCCGGTATCGAGGATGCCGAAGCGCTGGCGTCGCTATCGCATCTGGAGGGGGAACTGAAGCGCATCGGCATTGCGTATGTGCAACTCGCCGATGCTGACAACACTCTGCGCGATTCCTACGACGGCGCGATCATCGCGACGGCCGATTGCGGGCCCGGGGATGCGAATGCGCTCATCGAGCACGGTGATGCCGATGCCGTGGCGTTCGGCCGCGCGTTCGTCGCGAATCCTGATCTGGTGGAGCGCATGCAGGCGAATCTTGCGCTTGCCGAAGCCGATCCGTCGACGCTTCAAGGCGGCGGCGAGGCGGGCTATACGGACTATCCGGCGGCGGACGATACGCAACGCCGATGA
- the metK gene encoding methionine adenosyltransferase — protein MSNDYLFTSESVSEGHPDKVADQISDAILDAILSQDKYSRVAAETLCNTGLVVLAGEITTTANVDYIQVARDTIKRIGYDNTDFGIDYRGCAVLVAYDKQSPDIAQGVNKAHDDNLDQGAGDQGLMFGYACDETPELMPLPIHLSHRLVERQANLRRDGRLPWLRPDAKSQVTVRYVDGRAHSIDTVVLSTQHSPDIDLPQLREAVIEEVIKPTLPKELIKGDIKFLVNPTGRFVIGGPQGDCGLTGRKIIVDTYGGAAPHGGGAFSGKDPSKVDRSAAYAGRYVAKNIVAAGLASRALIQVSYAIGVARPTSVMVNTFGTGRVSDAEITKLVQEHFDLRPKGIIQMLDLLRPIYEKTAAYGHFGREEPEFTWEIADKALALAEAAGTEPVASVA, from the coding sequence GTGTCGAACGACTATCTCTTTACTTCCGAATCCGTTTCCGAAGGTCACCCCGACAAGGTCGCCGATCAAATCTCCGACGCCATCCTCGACGCCATCCTGTCGCAGGACAAATATTCGCGCGTCGCGGCGGAAACGCTCTGCAACACCGGTCTCGTCGTCCTCGCGGGCGAAATCACGACCACCGCCAACGTCGATTACATCCAGGTCGCGCGCGACACCATCAAGCGCATCGGCTACGACAACACGGATTTCGGCATCGATTATCGCGGCTGCGCGGTGCTCGTCGCGTACGACAAGCAATCGCCGGATATCGCGCAAGGCGTGAACAAGGCGCATGACGACAACCTCGATCAAGGTGCCGGCGACCAGGGCCTGATGTTCGGTTACGCGTGCGACGAAACGCCCGAACTCATGCCGCTGCCGATTCACCTGTCGCACCGTCTCGTCGAGCGTCAGGCGAACCTGCGCCGCGACGGCCGTCTGCCGTGGCTGCGTCCGGATGCGAAGTCGCAGGTCACCGTGCGTTATGTCGATGGCCGCGCGCATTCCATCGACACCGTCGTGCTCTCCACGCAGCATTCGCCGGACATCGATCTGCCGCAACTGCGCGAAGCGGTGATCGAGGAAGTCATCAAGCCGACGCTGCCGAAGGAACTCATCAAGGGCGACATCAAGTTCCTGGTGAACCCGACGGGCCGTTTCGTCATCGGCGGTCCGCAGGGCGATTGCGGTCTGACGGGCCGCAAGATCATCGTCGATACCTACGGCGGCGCGGCTCCGCACGGCGGCGGCGCGTTCTCGGGCAAGGACCCGTCGAAGGTGGACCGTTCGGCCGCCTACGCGGGCCGTTATGTCGCGAAGAATATCGTCGCGGCGGGTCTGGCATCGCGCGCGCTGATTCAGGTTTCGTACGCGATCGGCGTCGCACGCCCGACTTCGGTCATGGTCAACACGTTCGGCACGGGTCGCGTGTCGGATGCGGAGATCACGAAGCTCGTGCAGGAGCACTTCGACCTGCGTCCGAAGGGCATCATCCAGATGCTCGACCTGCTGCGCCCGATCTACGAAAAGACGGCGGCATACGGCCACTTCGGCCGCGAAGAGCCGGAATTCACGTGGGAAATCGCCGACAAGGCGCTCGCGCTGGCCGAAGCGGCTGGCACGGAACCGGTCGCAAGCGTGGCGTAA
- the xerC gene encoding tyrosine recombinase XerC, with the protein MNAAAPSENAIADYLAMLEHQRHLSEHTLRGYTHELGELRALAKDRPLESLTPADIRGAVVRAHAGGLSSRSIAHRLSAWRAFYRWLAERVEMPANPVATVRAPKREKTLPKALSVDDAMALMDAPQAGTTEALRDHAMLELFYSSGLRLAELVGLDVRFVDSSEYTSQGWIDLDSAEVTVLGKGKRMRKVPVGRKAIDALRAWIEVRGEFVKLDPHALFVSVRGNRMSPGVVRERVKRLALQAGIPSNVHPHVLRHSFATHVLQSSGDLRAVQELLGHASITATQVYTSLDFQHLARVYDAAHPRAKKRD; encoded by the coding sequence ATGAACGCCGCCGCGCCCTCGGAAAATGCGATCGCCGACTATCTCGCGATGCTGGAGCACCAGCGGCATCTCTCCGAGCATACGCTGCGCGGCTACACGCATGAGCTGGGCGAGCTGCGCGCGCTCGCCAAAGACCGTCCGCTCGAGTCGCTGACCCCCGCGGATATTCGCGGTGCCGTCGTGCGGGCGCACGCCGGCGGGCTGTCATCGCGTTCCATTGCGCATCGGCTGTCGGCGTGGCGCGCGTTCTATCGATGGCTCGCCGAGCGCGTCGAGATGCCCGCGAATCCTGTCGCGACCGTGCGTGCGCCGAAACGCGAGAAGACGCTGCCAAAGGCGCTTTCCGTCGACGACGCCATGGCGCTCATGGACGCGCCGCAAGCCGGCACGACCGAAGCGCTGCGCGATCACGCGATGCTCGAACTGTTTTATTCGTCGGGCTTGCGGCTCGCGGAGCTCGTCGGGCTCGACGTGCGTTTCGTCGATAGCAGCGAATACACGTCGCAAGGCTGGATCGATCTCGACAGCGCGGAAGTCACGGTGCTGGGCAAAGGCAAGCGCATGCGCAAGGTGCCCGTCGGCCGCAAGGCGATCGACGCCTTGCGCGCGTGGATCGAAGTGCGCGGCGAATTCGTCAAGCTCGATCCGCACGCGCTCTTCGTCTCGGTGCGCGGCAACCGCATGTCGCCGGGCGTGGTGCGGGAGCGCGTGAAGCGTCTCGCGTTGCAGGCGGGCATTCCGTCGAACGTGCATCCGCACGTGCTGCGGCATTCGTTCGCCACCCACGTCCTGCAATCGAGCGGCGATCTGCGCGCGGTGCAGGAACTGCTCGGCCATGCGAGCATCACGGCCACGCAGGTGTATACGTCGCTCGATTTTCAGCATCTGGCCCGCGTCTACGATGCGGCGCACCCGCGCGCAAAGAAGCGCGATTGA
- a CDS encoding GTP-binding protein, whose product MIPVTILTGFLGSGKTTLLKRILNEQHGMKIAVIENEFGEENIDNEILVQETNEQIIQMSNGCICCTIRGDLARALEDLANRKKAGTLDFDRVVIETTGLANPGPVAQTFFMDNTVADEFLLDAIITLVDAKHANAQLDQHEVVQRQVGFADRLFVTKSDLVSADELESLKHRLLHMNPRAAVRIVNFGDADIKEIFDLRGFNLNSKLEIDPDFLAEDDHDHDHAHDHDHDHSTCGHDHSRDHEHGHHHHHAHHDDKIKSFVYRSDKPFDPNRLEDFLGGILQIYGERLLRYKGVLYMKGVDRKVVFQGVHQMMGSDLAGKWMPIEKKNSKMVFIGIELPKDLITDGLDACLVK is encoded by the coding sequence ATGATTCCCGTAACCATCCTGACCGGCTTTCTGGGCAGCGGCAAAACCACGCTGCTCAAGCGCATCCTGAACGAGCAGCACGGCATGAAGATCGCCGTGATCGAGAACGAGTTCGGCGAAGAGAACATCGACAACGAAATTCTCGTGCAGGAAACGAACGAGCAGATCATCCAGATGAGCAACGGCTGCATCTGCTGCACGATCCGCGGCGATCTGGCGCGCGCGCTCGAAGACCTCGCGAACCGCAAGAAGGCGGGCACGCTCGATTTCGACCGCGTCGTGATCGAAACCACCGGCCTCGCGAATCCGGGTCCGGTCGCGCAGACGTTCTTCATGGATAACACCGTCGCCGACGAATTCCTGCTCGACGCGATCATCACGCTAGTCGACGCGAAGCACGCGAACGCGCAGCTCGATCAGCACGAAGTGGTGCAGCGGCAGGTCGGTTTCGCGGATCGCCTGTTCGTCACGAAGTCCGATCTCGTCTCGGCCGACGAACTCGAATCTCTCAAGCATCGCCTGCTGCACATGAACCCGCGCGCGGCCGTCAGGATCGTCAATTTCGGCGATGCCGACATCAAGGAAATCTTCGATCTGCGCGGCTTCAATCTGAATTCGAAGCTCGAGATCGATCCCGACTTCCTCGCGGAAGACGATCACGACCATGACCACGCGCACGATCACGACCACGATCATTCGACCTGCGGTCACGATCACAGCCGCGATCACGAGCACGGGCATCATCACCATCACGCGCATCACGACGACAAGATCAAGTCGTTCGTCTACCGCAGCGACAAGCCGTTCGATCCGAACCGCCTCGAAGACTTCCTCGGCGGCATCCTGCAGATCTATGGCGAGCGCCTGCTGCGCTACAAGGGCGTGCTCTATATGAAGGGCGTCGATCGCAAGGTCGTGTTCCAGGGCGTGCATCAGATGATGGGCAGCGACCTCGCCGGCAAATGGATGCCGATCGAAAAGAAAAACAGCAAGATGGTGTTCATCGGCATCGAGCTGCCGAAGGATCTGATCACCGACGGACTCGACGCCTGTCTCGTGAAGTAA
- a CDS encoding class I SAM-dependent rRNA methyltransferase, which produces MNTITLKPSKDRSLVRRHPWVYANAIARIDGDPAPGATVVVRAADGRFLARASYSPHSQIRARVWSFDESEPVDHAFFKRRVQRAVALRQTMVKNTGATRLVFGEADGLPGLIVDYYVADDQPRAQLVCQFMATGVEAWKAAIVQALIDATGCPNVYERSDVSIRQKEGLEQTTGVLAGDAPPDTLITNECGVRHHVDVRNGHKTGFYVDQRDNRVLVAQHAAGREVLNCFCYTGGFSLAALKGGATRVVSVDSSGEALALARENVKANGFDADKAEWLDADAFKTLRRLYDEGRRFDLIVLDPPKFAPSKETVDRAARAYKDINLSGFKLLRPGGLLFTYSCSGAIDSGLFQKIVADAAADARVDARILKRLGAGVDHPLLTAFPEGEYLKGLLLQIA; this is translated from the coding sequence ATGAACACCATCACGCTCAAGCCGTCGAAGGACAGATCGCTCGTTCGCCGCCATCCGTGGGTCTATGCGAACGCGATCGCGCGTATCGACGGCGATCCCGCGCCCGGCGCGACGGTCGTCGTGCGCGCGGCGGACGGGCGCTTTCTCGCGCGCGCGTCGTACAGCCCGCATTCGCAGATCCGCGCGCGCGTGTGGAGCTTCGACGAAAGCGAGCCGGTCGATCACGCGTTCTTCAAGCGCCGCGTGCAGCGCGCGGTGGCGCTCCGGCAGACGATGGTGAAGAACACGGGCGCGACGCGTCTCGTCTTCGGCGAGGCAGACGGCTTGCCGGGCCTGATCGTCGATTACTACGTCGCCGACGACCAGCCGCGCGCGCAGCTCGTCTGCCAGTTCATGGCGACGGGCGTCGAAGCGTGGAAAGCGGCCATCGTGCAGGCGCTGATCGACGCGACCGGCTGCCCGAACGTCTACGAGCGCTCGGACGTGTCGATCCGCCAGAAAGAAGGACTGGAGCAGACCACCGGCGTGCTCGCCGGCGACGCACCGCCCGATACGCTCATCACGAACGAATGCGGCGTGCGCCATCACGTCGATGTGCGCAACGGCCACAAGACGGGCTTCTATGTCGATCAGCGCGACAACCGCGTGCTCGTCGCGCAGCACGCTGCGGGGCGCGAGGTCTTGAACTGCTTCTGCTATACGGGCGGCTTTTCGCTTGCGGCGCTCAAGGGCGGCGCGACGCGCGTGGTATCCGTCGATTCGTCCGGCGAAGCGCTCGCGCTCGCCCGCGAAAACGTGAAGGCGAACGGCTTCGACGCCGACAAGGCCGAATGGCTCGACGCCGATGCCTTCAAGACGCTGCGCCGTCTCTACGACGAAGGCCGGCGGTTCGACCTGATCGTGCTCGATCCGCCGAAGTTCGCGCCATCGAAGGAAACGGTGGATCGCGCCGCGCGCGCGTACAAGGACATCAACCTGAGCGGCTTCAAGCTGCTGCGCCCGGGCGGGCTGCTTTTCACCTATTCGTGCTCGGGCGCGATCGATTCCGGCCTGTTTCAGAAGATCGTCGCGGATGCGGCGGCGGATGCGCGCGTCGATGCGCGCATTCTCAAGCGCCTGGGCGCGGGCGTCGATCATCCGCTGCTGACGGCGTTTCCGGAAGGCGAGTACCTGAAAGGGCTGCTGTTGCAAATCGCCTGA